From the Malus domestica chromosome 17, GDT2T_hap1 genome, one window contains:
- the LOC103436290 gene encoding mannan endo-1,4-beta-mannosidase 4-like — protein sequence MDRGRLNAFEIARGRPLVVVILAGTQGTRFVMNGKPFYINGFNAYWMMYMASDPSTRAKVTCALQQGSKYGMNVARVWAFSDGGNDRPLQPSNDRIVDEMTLLTRKNSITKVAYKNDPTIFAWELMNEPRCQSDVSGSILQPWVKEMAAHSKYIDSKHLLEIGLEGFYGKTTPDKKQFNPGNLEYGSEFIASNLLPDSDFATIHIYAEQWLPETSEEGQAGFVDKWVQQHIEDCNTVVKKPLVLGEFGKSYRLPGYTPGKRNAYFRKLYEYIYTSASSGGSLVGGIFWQLIAQGMDTFGDGYEVVLEESPTTANVIAYQSSKLGRLNYD from the exons ATGGACAGGGGAAGGTTAAATGCCTTT GAGATTGCGAGGGGAAGGCCACTCGTCGTGGTTATACTTGCTGGAACACAGGGAACCCGTTTTGTTATGAATGGAAAGCCGTTTTACATAAACGGGTTCAATGCATATTGGATGATGTACATGGCATCTGACCCATCTACAAGGGCCAAGGTCACTTGTGCACTCCAACAAGGCTCCAAGTATGGCATGAATGTTGCTAGGGTTTGGGCTTTCAGTGACGGCGGTAACGATAGACCCCTTCAGCCTTCTAATG ACAGAATTGTGGATGAAATG ACTCTGCTCACAAGAAAAAATTCCATAACAAAGGTGGCTTACAAAAATGATCCAACCATCTTCGCGTGGGAACTAATGAATGAGCCTCGTTGCCAATCTGATGTATCTGGATCAATTCTTCAG CCATGGGTGAAAGAAATGGCTGCACACTCTAAGTACATAGATAGTAAGCATTTACTAGAGATAGGGCTTGAAGGATTTTATGGCAAAACAACGCCGGACAAGAAGCAGTTCAATCCTGGTAACCTAGAATATGGTTCTGAATTCATTGCCAGCAACTTGCTTCCCGACAGCGATTTCGCCACTATACATATCTATGCTGAGCAATG gttacCAGAGACAAGCGAAGAGGGCCAAGCCGGTTTTGTGGACAAATGGGTGCAACAACACATCGAAGACTGCAACACAGTAGTTAAGAAACCACTGGTTTTGGGAGAGTTTGGCAAGTCTTATAGGTTACCAGGTTACACCCCAGGAAAGAGGAATGCCTACTTTCGCAAACTATACGAGTACATCTACACAAGTGCGAGTAGTGGGGGTTCTCTTGTAGGTGGGATTTTCTGGCAGCTGATTGCACAGGGAATGGACACCTTCGGAGATGGATACGAAGTCGTTTTGGAGGAGAGCCCTACTACTGCCAATGTCATTGCATACCAGTCTAGCAAGCTTGGTAGGTTAAATTACGACTAG
- the LOC103409317 gene encoding uncharacterized protein isoform X1 has protein sequence MENAESESTRKRMKPDEGEGVMIESEMDQKEEFEGIVAGSEEVELAIAHILEKIERFTQLVSESLESGKTMFQKISDEFEERMIMVHKEQIEKWQEEIRELRMLDASNEDANVLLHNARHVFQNANLDS, from the exons ATGGAGAACGCAGAAAGTGAATCTACAAGGAAACGCATGAAACCAGAT gaaggagaaggagtgATGATAGAATCAGAGATGGATCAGAAGGAAGAATTTGAGGGAATAGTTGCTGGATCTGAGGAGGTGGAGCTCGCAATCGCTCACATCCTCGAGAAGATTGAACGCTTCACTCAGCTG GTATCTGAGAGTCTGGAATCAGGGAAGACGATGTTTCAGAAGATTAGCGATGAGTTTGAAGAGCGAATGATTAT GGTGCACAAGGAACAAATTGAGAAATGGCAGGAAGAGATCCGAGAGTTGCGTATGCTTGATGCTTCAAACGAGGACGCCAATGTTCTTTTGCATAATGCCCGACATGTATTTCAAAATGCTAACCTTGATTCCTGA
- the LOC103409317 gene encoding uncharacterized protein isoform X2, which yields MIESEMDQKEEFEGIVAGSEEVELAIAHILEKIERFTQLVSESLESGKTMFQKISDEFEERMIMVHKEQIEKWQEEIRELRMLDASNEDANVLLHNARHVFQNANLDS from the exons ATGATAGAATCAGAGATGGATCAGAAGGAAGAATTTGAGGGAATAGTTGCTGGATCTGAGGAGGTGGAGCTCGCAATCGCTCACATCCTCGAGAAGATTGAACGCTTCACTCAGCTG GTATCTGAGAGTCTGGAATCAGGGAAGACGATGTTTCAGAAGATTAGCGATGAGTTTGAAGAGCGAATGATTAT GGTGCACAAGGAACAAATTGAGAAATGGCAGGAAGAGATCCGAGAGTTGCGTATGCTTGATGCTTCAAACGAGGACGCCAATGTTCTTTTGCATAATGCCCGACATGTATTTCAAAATGCTAACCTTGATTCCTGA